The sequence AAAGGCTACGACTTAGAAAAAATTGGAGAAAGCTTTGTAAAATGGAATAAATACGGACATTGGACAGCTCACGGAAGACTTTTCGATATTGGCGGAACAACAAGGCATTCCATTGCAAGATTGATTAAGGGAGAAAGTGCAAAATTTTCAGGAAATATTTTTGAAGAAGATAATGGCAATGGTTCTTTGATGAGAATCCTTCCCTTGGCTTTTTATCTTAAAGATGAAGAAAATATTGAAAAATTATATCAAATCGTAAAAGAAGTTTCGTCAATTACTCATGGACATTTTCGTTCTGTTTTTGCATGTTTTATCTATGTGATTTTTGCCATTGAATTAATTAAACAAAGAGATAAAAAAGAAGCATATCATCATGTTCAAAAGTTTGTTTTGGAATATGCAGAATTTCAAGGATTTAACTTAAATGAGATTAAACTGTTTGAAAGAATTTTAATGAATGATATTTCAAAATACTCTGTAGATGAAATTAGAAGTAGCGG comes from Chryseobacterium sp. 3008163 and encodes:
- a CDS encoding ADP-ribosylglycohydrolase family protein, yielding MENSVKAGIFGVCIGDALGVPVEFKKREDLKKSPVTGYLEYMSWNQPKGTWSDDSSLTLCLAEVLAKGYDLEKIGESFVKWNKYGHWTAHGRLFDIGGTTRHSIARLIKGESAKFSGNIFEEDNGNGSLMRILPLAFYLKDEENIEKLYQIVKEVSSITHGHFRSVFACFIYVIFAIELIKQRDKKEAYHHVQKFVLEYAEFQGFNLNEIKLFERILMNDISKYSVDEIRSSGYVLHSLEASLWCFLNSESYSEAVLKAVNLGEDTDTTGAITGGIAGIYYGFENIPEEWIAELVRKEDIENLCNKLEKKIMK